Proteins from one Muntiacus reevesi chromosome X, mMunRee1.1, whole genome shotgun sequence genomic window:
- the AKAP14 gene encoding A-kinase anchor protein 14, with the protein MRSSLIVKRGGEGGGQGGGEADCGAGWPDVRLASWFMCEKKMNVTKKVKFENEVNEDKGSTSQAMAKEDPQDITEIALTLAKDAITAAVKSIEEAENPVRNIDWITHGEFTEEKGRKQVEEFVLNWEYQGRWEHYTEFLRKEDVLHSFYYIYCVRWSIPTARRPIAQITASVYFTIKVNKNKPPDAPIDVSYVFEGHSLVHRPGMIRFREKWLRDIIEAKYVLVNPNIFQFNSIGVFQNILGDF; encoded by the exons ATGAGGTCATCACTCATTGTGAAgcgtggaggggagggaggagggcagggtggaGGAGAGGCGGACTGTGGAGCTGGATGGCCTGATGTGAGGTTGGCTTCCTGGTTCATGTG tgaaaagaaaatgaatgtgacCAAAAAAGTCAAGTTTGAGAATGAAGTAAATGAGGATAAAGGTTCCACAAGCCAGGCAATGGCCAAAGAAGACCCTCAAGACATAACAGAAATAGCTCTAACTTTAGCCAAGGATGCCATCACTGCTGCTGTCAAGTCTATAGAAG AAGCTGAAAACCCCGTCAGAAATATCGACTGGATCACCCACGgtgaattcacagaagaaaaggGCCGTAAGCAAGTTGAGGAGTTTGTTTTG AATTGGGAGTATCAAGGCCGCTGGGAGCACTACACAGAGTTTTTAAGGAAGGAAGATGTGCTTCACAGCTTCTACTACATCTACTGTGTACGTTGGAGCATCCCAACTGCTCGGAGACCCATAGCCCAAATCACTGCCAGTGTGTACTTCACCATCAAGGTCAACAAAAACAAACCTCCG GACGCACCCATtgatgtctcttatgtctttgaGGGCCATTCATTAGTTCACAG ACCAGGAATGATTCGCTTTCGAGAAAAATGGCTAAGGGACATTATTGAGGCCAAATATGTTTTAGTAAATCCAAATATCTTCCAATTCAACAGTATTGGAGTCTTCCAGAATATTTTAGGAGATTTCTAA